ACCAATCTGGTTTCGCGTGAGCACGGGTCGTGGTTGTTCCTGGGTGCGATTTTCACAACGTTTGATATTGCCGCTCAACAAGCTGAGACCGACCATTGCGGCAACTGCACCCGCTGTCTTGATATCTGTCCAACAGATGCCTTTCCTGCGCCCTACCAACTCGATGCCCGGCGCTGCATCTCCTACCTGACGATCGAACACAAAGGTCCGATCCCGGTCGAGTTTCGCAAGGCAATAGGAAACCGCATCTATGGCTGCGATGATTGCCTGGCGGTCTGCCCCTGGAACAAGTTTGCGCAAACCTCGTCCGAGGCTAAGTTCCGCGCGCGAACTGAGCTGAACGCGCCAAAGCTTGAACAGCTGCTGCGCCTTGATGATCAGCAGTTCAGGTCTTTGTTCTCAGGCTCGCCGATCAAACGGATTGGCCGTGATCGCTTCATCCGCAATTGCTTGATTGCGGCCGGCAATAGCGATCGGCTCGACCTTCTGGCGCCTGTCGAAGACCTGCTCAACGATCCTAACGGAATTGTTCGTGAAGCGGCCCGCTGGGCCCAGGGTGAACTCCTGCAGCACAGCTCCGCACCAATTTCGCAAGCGGGCTAAGCGGTGCACCAGTTTGCGGTGGATGTGGCCCCCGATTACCTTCGTCCGTCAACGTTTATCAGCGCGCCCCTACACGGGTTTGAAGCCATCGGCCTGCAATGCATGACCGGCAAGGTATAGCGAGCCACAAATCAGTATCCGGGCAGGCTCCTGGGCACTCTCTTCGATTTCCGCGAGCGCTTGCTCGACACTCGATGCAACCGAGGCGAAGGTGCCGGTTTCTGACGCAGACGCCGCGACAGCAACCGTGTCGAGCGCCTTAACATGATCGGGGATCGGTACAGCGATCACCTGCCGGGCGAGCCCTTCGAAAGGGCGAAAGAAATCGGTGGCTTCTTTTGTGCGCATCATGCCCGTGACCAGGTAGAGTGGTCGCTGCACGCGATCCTCAAGATCAGCCATCGCTTCAGCTAACGCCTGTCCGCCGCCGGCGTTGTGGCCGCCGTCGAGCCACACGTCACACGATGGCGCACGCTGCGCGAGCGCACCAGTGAGCTTTTGCAGCCGGCCGGGCCAAAAAGCAGCTGTGACGCCTCGCGCGTAGTTCTCGTCCGAGCCGTTGAGGTCACAGTGGCGCAGGCAGGCAATGGCGGTGCCGGCGTTGATGATCTGATGCCGCCCTGTCAGCTTGGGCAACGGCAGGTCCATAAGCCCAAAGCCGTCTTGATAGACGAGCCGGCCATGTTCTTCATAGGCCATGAAGTCCTGACCGTGTTCGATCAATGGTGCCCCGACCCGCTCAGCAACTGCCCGCAGGACATGCAGGGCGCGGGGGTCCTGAGGCGCGACAACACATGGGACATCCCGCTTGAGAATGCCAGCTTTCTCAGCGGCAATCTTCTCGATGGTATCGCCGAGAAATCCCATATGATCCATTGAGATAGGCGTGATCGCACTGATGTGAGGTGCCTCGATCACGTTCGTCGCGTCGAGCCGCCCACCCAACCCAACCTCAAGCAGACATGCATCTGCGGGTGTTTCGGAAAACAGCATCATCGCGACCGCTGTGGTGGCTTCGAAAAAGGTGATCGCCTGGCCGCCATTGACGCGCTCGCAACGGACTAATGCGTCGGCCAAAGCCTCATCATCAACGAGCTTGCCCGCGATGCGGATGCGTTCGTTGAAGCGGACGAGATGCGGCGATGTGTAGGCGTGAACCGACTTGCCCTGGGCCTCGAGAAACGCCCTGGCGAACGCGATAGTAGAGCCTTTGCCGTTGGTGCCTGCGACGTGGATCGTCGGGGGCAAACGCCGATGCGGATCGCCCATCTCAGCAAGTAAGCGGTTGAGTCGTTCAAGCCCCAAATCCCACGCGCGCGGGTGAAGCATTGTGAAGCGCTCCAGGAGCGCAATCGCGTCGTTCTTGCCGACCGCTGGTGCCGGGACCTGGGGATGCAGGGGATCGTTCATGAATGTGATGTTTGTCCCGCAGCGACCGGCTCAGCGAGCGGTATGGGCTGTTCGTTGGACTGTTGGTCGGCGTCGCCCTGTGCAGCCGCCCCTTCGTCAAAACCATTGGCTGCATCTGCTGGCGGGTCGACTGTGTCCTCTTCGTTCTGGATGGGGGCGGGCTGCCCATCGCTCATAGGCAGGGCGATCGGGTTCGTCATCAGATCGACAAGCCGCGCAAGCGTCGTTCGCATGTCTTTGCGCGCTACCACCATGTCCAGCATGCCATGTTCAAGCAGGTATTCCGCGCGCTGAAAGCCTTCAGGCAGCTTTTCACGGATCGTCTGCTCAATGACGCGCGGGCCGGCAAAGCCGATCAGCGCGCCCGGCTCGGCGATGTGAATGTCTCCCAGCATAGCGTAGGATGCGGTTACGCCACCGGTGGTCGGGTTGGTCAGGACCACGATGTAGGGCAGTCCGGCTTCCTTGACCTGCTGCACGGCGACGGTCGTGCGTGGCAACTGCATAAGCGAGAGGATACCCTCCTGCATGCGTGCGCCACCCGAGGCCGCAAACAGGATCAAGGGCCGTCCCCGGTCAACCGCAACCTCGCAGGCCTTAATAAACGCCTCGCCAGCCGCCATGCCCAAGGATCCGCCCATGAAAGCGAAGTTTTGTGCGGCGACCACGACGCTTTGACCTTCAACGGTTCCTGCCGCAACGATGAAAGCATCTTGTTCGCCGGTCTTGGCGCGGGCATCCTTGATACGATCAGTGTAGCGGCGTTCATCGCGAAACCGGAGCGGGTCTGCGGCAACGTCGGGGGTGCCGATCGTCTCGAACTGGCCGCCATCGAACAGCCGGTGCAACCGCTCGCGGATCGGCATGCGCATATGATGGCCGGAATTCGGCACCACCCAGTCATTCTTTTCGAGATCACGATGGAAAACCATCTCGCCCGTCTCAGGACACTTGATCCAAAGGTTCTCAGGGGTTTGACTGGAGGAGAAGAGCGTACGGATTCTTGGCCGCACGACATTGTCGATCCAATTCACGAGGCGCGCGCTCCTTTTTCTGAAAGCCCTGTAGTGGGCGCGATAGTTCAGGCCGCCTTGCGAGCCCGGCGAACCCCGGCGGCGAGGTCAGCGGTAAGTGCTGCGACCTGTTTTACCGTCATATCTGTCGCCCGGCCATCCCGATCAAGGCTTGCCTCGATCGCACCGACAAGGGCAGAGCCAACCACGACGCCATCCGCCACGGCACCGATGCTCGCCGCATCACCGGGCGTTTTGATGCCGAAGCCGACCGCTACCGGCAGGCCTGTCGAGCGGCGGATGGCCGCCACGGCTTCACCTACGGCCGCCGGATCGGCGCTACGCGTGCCGGTAATGCCCTTGATCGCGACGTAATAGACAAAACCGGACGTGTTCCCCAAAACCGCCGGCAGGCGGGCCGCGTCGGTTGTCGGGGTGGCAAGGCGTATAAAATTTAACCCTGCTTCAAGAGCGGGCAGGCAGAGCTCCGCGTCTGTCTCTGGCGGAAGGTCGACCACAATTAAACCATCGACCCCGGCAGCAAGGGCATCGCTCAGGAACCGGTCCACGCCATAAATGTAGATCGGATTGTAGTAGCCCATCATGATGATGGGTGTGTCGGCATCGTGCTCACGGAAGGCCGTTATCAGGTCCAGCGTCTTGCGCAGTGTTTGTCCGCCCTGCAAGGAGCGGCGAGCGGCCGCCTGTATGGCCGGCCCATCGGCCATAGGGTCGGAGAAGGGCATACCGAGTTCGATCAGATCGGCACCGTTGCTCGAAAGTGCCTTCATGATCTCAAGCGATGCCTCGTAATCAGGGTCGCCACCCATCACGTAGGTCATGAGCGCTGGGCGCCCTTCTGCGCGCAGAGCGGCGAAACGTGTCTCGATCCGCGTGGTCATACGGGCACCTTGTACTCGACGATCTCGCCGTCTTCTTTGGTGTAGGCGAAAGTCGTTCCGGGTACGGAAAGAACTGTCAGAACCTTTTCTGAGGGCCGTGCTAGCACCACCCCCTTTGGTCCTTTGACGATAGGCCGGTTTATCAGGATCGGGTGGTTTTCAATCTCATCGAGTAGGGCGTCTTCGGTGAGCGTCTTATCGTGAAGGCCGAGCTCCTGATAGGGTGTTCCCTTCTCGCGCAGTACGTCGCGGACCGTCATGCCAGCAGCCCGAAGCAAATCGACCAGCTCTCGCCGTGAAGGTGGTGTTTTGAGGTATTCTATCACCGTCGGTTCGACCCCGCTCTGGCGGATCATCGCCAACGCATTGCGCGAGGTCCCGCATTTGGGGTTGTGGTAGATGGTGACGGTCACTGTCTCGCCGCTCCTTGCGCCTCTAGGGCTTGCGAGACCGTGTGCACATCCTTATCCCCACGCCCACACAAGTTCATGACGATTATGCTGTCGCGGGACATCTCTGGCGCGATCAGTGCCACATGCGCCAACGCGTGGGCAGGTTCCAGTGCCGGCAGGATCCCCTCCGTCCGCGCAAGGAGTTTGAACCCTTCAAGCGCTTCGGTATCGGTCACGGGCACGTACTGCACACGGCCAATGTCTTTAAGCCACGAATGCTCTGGACCGATCCCCGGGTAATCGAGCCCTGCTGAGATCGAGTGGCCTTCAAGGATCTGACCATCATCATCTTGCAGCAGGAACGTTCGGTTACCGTGTAGAACGCCGGGTTTGCCGCCTGAAAGCGAAGCCGCATGGCCATTCTCGACGGACACACCATGGCCACCGGCCTCGACACCGATCAGCTCGACGTCGGTATCGTCGAGAAATGGGTGAAACAGCCCGATGGCATTTGATCCGCCGCCCACGCAAGCCACTGCTTTATTAGGCAGGCGACCTTCCACCTCGAGCAACTGTTCGCGGCACTCACGCCCGATGACCGATTGGAAATCACGCACCAGCATTGGGTAAGGATGGGGACCTGCAGCGGTACCGATCAGGTAATACGTCTCGTCAACCGTCGCCACCCAGTCGCGCAGCGCCTCGTTCATCGCGTCCTTCAACGTGCCTGCACCGGAGGTAACCGGGATGACTTCTGCTCCCAGAAGCTTCATGCGGAACACGTTCGGCGCCTGCCGTTCGACGTCTGTCGCGCCCATGTAGATGACCGCTTTCAGGCCAAAGCGCGCACAAACCGTCGCTGTTGCCACGCCATGCTGTCCAGCACCGGTTTCAGCGATAATTCGGGTTTTGCCCATGCGCCGCGCCAGGAGGATCTGCCCCAGGCAATTGTTGATCTTATGGCTGCCTGTGTGGTTCAGCTCGTCACGTTTGAAGTAGATTTTCGCGCCGCCAAGTTCCTCTGTAAGTCGCTCTGCGAAATACAGTGGTGACGGGCGGCCAGCGTAGGTCGCATTCAGTGCGTCGAGCTCGGCTTGAAAAGCCGGGTCAGCCTGGGCATCCGCATAGGCCTTTTCCAGATCCAGGATGAGCGGCATAAGTGTTTCGGCAACGTAACGGCCGCCAAATATGCCGAAATTCCCGCCCTCATCAGGGCCCGTGCGATAGGAATTGACCGGTGTGTCCACGCAGATGTTCTCCCTTAGGATGCGGCAAACGATGGGTCTGGGGGCGAAACCTTTTGCCCGCCGCGCGCAGCCTTGATGAATGCTTCTATCGCG
The DNA window shown above is from Pseudomonadota bacterium and carries:
- the trpA gene encoding tryptophan synthase subunit alpha, with amino-acid sequence MTTRIETRFAALRAEGRPALMTYVMGGDPDYEASLEIMKALSSNGADLIELGMPFSDPMADGPAIQAAARRSLQGGQTLRKTLDLITAFREHDADTPIIMMGYYNPIYIYGVDRFLSDALAAGVDGLIVVDLPPETDAELCLPALEAGLNFIRLATPTTDAARLPAVLGNTSGFVYYVAIKGITGTRSADPAAVGEAVAAIRRSTGLPVAVGFGIKTPGDAASIGAVADGVVVGSALVGAIEASLDRDGRATDMTVKQVAALTADLAAGVRRARKAA
- the queG gene encoding tRNA epoxyqueuosine(34) reductase QueG — its product is MKTPTSDPHGLIGKAARETGFDVWAVTRADEADDLRERLNRFVALGRHGSMGWMAETASRRSHPRRLWPDAKAIIMVGASYAPPSDPTVTLEQSDVGTISVYARNRDYHDVIKGRLKTLASKLVSRLGGAVKVFVDTAPVMEKPLAQAAGLGWQGKHTNLVSREHGSWLFLGAIFTTFDIAAQQAETDHCGNCTRCLDICPTDAFPAPYQLDARRCISYLTIEHKGPIPVEFRKAIGNRIYGCDDCLAVCPWNKFAQTSSEAKFRARTELNAPKLEQLLRLDDQQFRSLFSGSPIKRIGRDRFIRNCLIAAGNSDRLDLLAPVEDLLNDPNGIVREAARWAQGELLQHSSAPISQAG
- the trpB gene encoding tryptophan synthase subunit beta, producing the protein MDTPVNSYRTGPDEGGNFGIFGGRYVAETLMPLILDLEKAYADAQADPAFQAELDALNATYAGRPSPLYFAERLTEELGGAKIYFKRDELNHTGSHKINNCLGQILLARRMGKTRIIAETGAGQHGVATATVCARFGLKAVIYMGATDVERQAPNVFRMKLLGAEVIPVTSGAGTLKDAMNEALRDWVATVDETYYLIGTAAGPHPYPMLVRDFQSVIGRECREQLLEVEGRLPNKAVACVGGGSNAIGLFHPFLDDTDVELIGVEAGGHGVSVENGHAASLSGGKPGVLHGNRTFLLQDDDGQILEGHSISAGLDYPGIGPEHSWLKDIGRVQYVPVTDTEALEGFKLLARTEGILPALEPAHALAHVALIAPEMSRDSIIVMNLCGRGDKDVHTVSQALEAQGAARQ
- a CDS encoding folylpolyglutamate synthase/dihydrofolate synthase family protein; protein product: MNDPLHPQVPAPAVGKNDAIALLERFTMLHPRAWDLGLERLNRLLAEMGDPHRRLPPTIHVAGTNGKGSTIAFARAFLEAQGKSVHAYTSPHLVRFNERIRIAGKLVDDEALADALVRCERVNGGQAITFFEATTAVAMMLFSETPADACLLEVGLGGRLDATNVIEAPHISAITPISMDHMGFLGDTIEKIAAEKAGILKRDVPCVVAPQDPRALHVLRAVAERVGAPLIEHGQDFMAYEEHGRLVYQDGFGLMDLPLPKLTGRHQIINAGTAIACLRHCDLNGSDENYARGVTAAFWPGRLQKLTGALAQRAPSCDVWLDGGHNAGGGQALAEAMADLEDRVQRPLYLVTGMMRTKEATDFFRPFEGLARQVIAVPIPDHVKALDTVAVAASASETGTFASVASSVEQALAEIEESAQEPARILICGSLYLAGHALQADGFKPV
- the accD gene encoding acetyl-CoA carboxylase, carboxyltransferase subunit beta is translated as MNWIDNVVRPRIRTLFSSSQTPENLWIKCPETGEMVFHRDLEKNDWVVPNSGHHMRMPIRERLHRLFDGGQFETIGTPDVAADPLRFRDERRYTDRIKDARAKTGEQDAFIVAAGTVEGQSVVVAAQNFAFMGGSLGMAAGEAFIKACEVAVDRGRPLILFAASGGARMQEGILSLMQLPRTTVAVQQVKEAGLPYIVVLTNPTTGGVTASYAMLGDIHIAEPGALIGFAGPRVIEQTIREKLPEGFQRAEYLLEHGMLDMVVARKDMRTTLARLVDLMTNPIALPMSDGQPAPIQNEEDTVDPPADAANGFDEGAAAQGDADQQSNEQPIPLAEPVAAGQTSHS
- the arsC gene encoding arsenate reductase (glutaredoxin) (This arsenate reductase requires both glutathione and glutaredoxin to convert arsenate to arsenite, after which the efflux transporter formed by ArsA and ArsB can extrude the arsenite from the cell, providing resistance.), with product MTVTIYHNPKCGTSRNALAMIRQSGVEPTVIEYLKTPPSRRELVDLLRAAGMTVRDVLREKGTPYQELGLHDKTLTEDALLDEIENHPILINRPIVKGPKGVVLARPSEKVLTVLSVPGTTFAYTKEDGEIVEYKVPV